In Candidatus Cloacimonadota bacterium, a single genomic region encodes these proteins:
- a CDS encoding ABC transporter permease, translating into MIKNYFKIAFRNIWKNKTYSAINIIGFAIGLASCLLILLFVNNEISFEKMHKNGDNIYRIAVNLSHGDNKIPFASVMPPLAPALEEEFPEVIDAVRIRQMQPDYQFEYDNRELGEMDVVFTESSFFDIFSFELISGDKQDVLTEPFSIVISQQTAEKYFGNEFIVGKTLSDENGNIFTITGIMEKPATNTQMDFDVLASYSSLKAMGMYSEQWGQFGTDHVYILADENLIPEEFEAKLPDLVLKKTNSAMASMIILMVQPFKEIYFYSHINNEFSPSGDIDQVYLFSAIAFLIMLIACLNFMNLSTARSAHRSKEVGMRKVFGSNKSQLIRQFLSESILITLISVVLGLIIFSFLYPELNNFIGRELSVNYLKNPLTILVILVLAVIVGILAGLYPAFFLSRFKPISAIQARSGKAKTLFRKIMVITQFTIAISLIIITITVFKQISYVKNVDLGFDKENKLIIPTPDSGQNTEILKEEVLKIPGVEMATSCFAPPGSGGALVMNAVTDDGDDETPPEGMMINALTCDYDYIPLFDLELVEGRNFDPDIASDKNMAVIINEAAVKEFGLQNPIGAEFDLPIGGGSQTMNVNEELPRPEVIGVLKDFHYRSLREEISPVALFMENTYFQNVIIKYSDNTDLPELIGKVKTEYQKLFPNEEFDYSFVDEEYNQLYNAEEKMGKLFFFFSILIIFVACLGIFGLASFLSEQRNREIGIRKVLGSTTTGVVKLLTTDFVKWVLVANLIAIPIAWYAMDKWLQNFAYRTVMSVWIFILSGVIILLIALFTISTQTIKAANLNPVETLKYE; encoded by the coding sequence ATGATTAAAAATTATTTTAAAATTGCCTTTCGCAATATTTGGAAAAACAAAACTTATTCAGCCATAAACATCATTGGTTTTGCTATTGGATTGGCGAGTTGTTTACTAATTTTATTATTTGTGAATAATGAAATCAGCTTCGAAAAAATGCACAAGAATGGTGATAATATCTACCGGATAGCTGTAAATTTGTCTCACGGCGACAACAAAATCCCCTTTGCTTCTGTAATGCCGCCCCTGGCTCCAGCTCTGGAAGAAGAATTTCCCGAAGTAATTGATGCAGTACGAATTCGGCAGATGCAGCCGGATTACCAATTTGAATATGATAACAGAGAATTGGGTGAGATGGATGTTGTGTTTACAGAATCTTCTTTTTTCGATATTTTCAGTTTTGAACTTATTTCTGGTGATAAGCAGGATGTATTGACCGAACCATTTTCGATAGTAATATCACAACAAACAGCTGAAAAATATTTTGGAAATGAATTTATTGTGGGCAAAACACTTTCCGACGAAAATGGCAACATATTCACTATTACAGGAATTATGGAAAAACCGGCAACCAATACTCAAATGGATTTTGATGTTCTGGCTTCTTATTCCAGTTTGAAAGCAATGGGGATGTATAGTGAACAATGGGGACAGTTCGGAACAGATCATGTATATATTCTGGCAGATGAAAATCTTATTCCGGAAGAATTTGAAGCTAAACTTCCCGACCTGGTATTGAAAAAAACAAATTCAGCAATGGCTTCTATGATAATTCTGATGGTGCAGCCTTTCAAAGAAATTTATTTTTATTCTCATATCAATAATGAGTTCAGTCCCAGTGGAGATATCGATCAGGTGTACCTGTTTTCGGCAATTGCGTTTCTCATAATGCTGATTGCCTGCCTTAATTTCATGAATCTTTCTACTGCTCGTTCTGCCCATCGCTCCAAGGAAGTGGGAATGCGAAAAGTTTTCGGATCCAATAAATCTCAATTGATCCGTCAATTTTTGAGTGAATCAATTTTAATAACTCTGATTTCGGTAGTTTTGGGATTGATCATTTTTTCGTTCCTGTACCCGGAGTTAAATAATTTTATCGGACGGGAATTGAGCGTGAATTATCTGAAAAATCCTTTAACTATTTTGGTCATTTTGGTTTTGGCTGTCATTGTGGGAATTCTGGCTGGTTTGTATCCCGCATTTTTCCTTTCACGTTTCAAGCCGATCTCTGCAATCCAAGCCAGAAGCGGAAAAGCAAAAACTTTATTTCGTAAGATCATGGTGATCACTCAATTTACAATTGCGATCTCCTTGATAATTATTACAATAACGGTTTTTAAACAGATAAGTTATGTGAAGAACGTTGATCTGGGATTTGACAAAGAAAATAAATTGATCATTCCCACCCCAGATTCTGGACAAAATACAGAAATATTAAAAGAAGAAGTACTGAAAATTCCTGGAGTGGAAATGGCAACAAGCTGTTTTGCTCCTCCGGGCTCGGGTGGAGCTTTGGTGATGAACGCTGTAACAGATGATGGAGATGATGAAACACCACCGGAAGGAATGATGATAAATGCGCTAACTTGCGATTATGATTATATTCCGCTCTTCGATCTGGAATTGGTGGAAGGCAGAAATTTTGATCCTGATATTGCTTCCGATAAAAATATGGCTGTGATCATCAATGAAGCTGCTGTAAAAGAGTTTGGTTTGCAAAATCCGATTGGAGCAGAATTTGATCTGCCGATCGGTGGAGGATCTCAAACAATGAACGTGAATGAAGAACTTCCCAGACCCGAAGTTATCGGAGTTCTGAAAGATTTTCATTATCGCTCTCTAAGAGAAGAGATCAGTCCGGTAGCACTATTTATGGAAAACACATATTTTCAGAATGTAATTATTAAATATTCCGATAATACTGATCTTCCTGAACTAATTGGAAAAGTGAAAACCGAATATCAGAAGCTTTTTCCGAATGAAGAGTTTGATTACAGCTTTGTGGATGAAGAGTATAATCAATTATATAATGCTGAAGAAAAAATGGGAAAGCTGTTTTTCTTCTTTTCGATCTTGATAATTTTCGTTGCCTGTCTGGGAATATTCGGGCTGGCTTCTTTTTTGAGTGAACAGAGAAATCGTGAGATCGGTATAAGAAAAGTTCTGGGCTCCACAACTACCGGTGTTGTAAAACTGCTGACGACAGATTTCGTGAAATGGGTTTTAGTTGCGAATCTTATCGCAATTCCAATTGCCTGGTATGCCATGGATAAATGGCTGCAGAATTTTGCTTATCGAACTGTTATGAGTGTATGGATTTTTATCTTGTCAGGCGTTATCATATTACTTATTGCACTTTTCACGATAAGTACGCAAACCATAAAAGCAGCTAACCTGAATCCGGTAGAAACATTGAAATACGAATAA
- the gcvPA gene encoding aminomethyl-transferring glycine dehydrogenase subunit GcvPA yields MPFISNTDKERKEMLATIGVEKFDDLLVNIPRKFLQDKECCLEPAYSEMEITSKIAKLAAKNVSTFQANSFLGGGVYDHFIPAAVDHVILKPEFHSAYTPYQAEVSQGTLQYIYEYQTMICDLTGMEISNAGMYDGASAAAEAILMAARKTRLFKAVIAGTIHPWYKEVIKTYTEGIGVELIFISTKNGLVDLEELKKAVDDKTGCVLLQTPNFFGNIENAFAVEEITHSAKKALFITAVDPISLAVMNAPAEYRADIVVGEGQALGNAQNYGGPLFGFLATNLKLSRVMPGRIVGATLDADGKRSYALTLQAREQHIRRAKATSNICSNQALCNLAATAYMTLMGKEGLKEVAIQSTTKAHYLAEAIAEIDGFEMAFDAPFFKEFAVKTPLPAAEIISKLKSKNIFPGIDLETFGHENLLLIAVTEKKRKCDLDELVKSLQEVNDG; encoded by the coding sequence ATGCCTTTTATTTCCAATACAGACAAGGAACGCAAGGAAATGCTGGCAACCATCGGAGTGGAAAAATTCGATGATCTGCTGGTGAATATTCCCCGCAAATTCCTGCAAGACAAAGAGTGCTGTCTGGAACCTGCCTACTCCGAAATGGAGATTACTTCGAAGATAGCAAAACTAGCAGCAAAAAATGTTTCTACCTTTCAGGCTAATTCATTTCTGGGTGGTGGAGTTTACGATCATTTCATTCCTGCTGCTGTCGATCATGTTATTTTAAAACCTGAATTTCATAGCGCTTACACACCTTATCAGGCTGAAGTAAGCCAGGGAACATTGCAATATATTTATGAATATCAAACCATGATATGCGATCTTACCGGAATGGAAATTTCCAACGCCGGTATGTACGACGGAGCTTCTGCAGCTGCGGAAGCGATACTTATGGCAGCTCGTAAAACAAGACTTTTCAAAGCTGTTATTGCTGGAACGATCCATCCCTGGTACAAAGAAGTTATTAAAACTTATACCGAAGGTATCGGTGTGGAATTAATTTTTATTTCAACTAAAAATGGACTTGTCGATCTTGAAGAATTAAAGAAAGCTGTTGATGATAAAACAGGTTGTGTACTTCTGCAAACTCCGAATTTCTTCGGAAATATCGAAAATGCTTTTGCGGTGGAAGAGATAACTCATTCTGCTAAGAAAGCACTTTTCATCACAGCAGTAGATCCAATTTCATTGGCTGTAATGAATGCTCCTGCAGAATACAGAGCAGACATCGTGGTTGGAGAAGGACAGGCTTTGGGAAATGCTCAGAATTATGGTGGTCCATTATTTGGATTTCTGGCAACTAATTTGAAACTGAGCCGTGTTATGCCAGGCAGAATTGTTGGTGCTACCCTGGATGCTGATGGCAAACGAAGTTATGCTCTTACTTTGCAAGCCCGTGAACAGCATATCCGTCGAGCAAAAGCAACTTCCAATATCTGTTCCAATCAAGCTCTGTGCAATCTGGCAGCTACAGCTTACATGACTTTGATGGGAAAAGAAGGATTGAAAGAAGTGGCAATTCAAAGTACTACTAAAGCTCATTATTTAGCTGAAGCAATTGCTGAAATTGATGGTTTTGAAATGGCTTTTGATGCACCATTTTTCAAAGAATTTGCTGTAAAAACACCGCTTCCGGCTGCTGAAATTATTTCCAAATTAAAATCTAAAAATATTTTCCCAGGAATCGATCTTGAAACTTTCGGACATGAAAACTTACTGTTAATAGCAGTTACTGAAAAGAAGAGGAAATGCGATTTAGATGAACTTGTGAAATCTCTGCAGGAGGTGAATGATGGCTAA
- a CDS encoding sulfite exporter TauE/SafE family protein, with product MELNVLIFGIIVFLISGMLQGLSGFGFSILAVPLITLIIPPRTAVPILMLYSIIINLVVLYSTRKSVDLKKIWILLAAGIVGLPFGAHLLVILDSSILKIFIGGVIIVFGLLLLMGYRKTLKHEKITMIPIGIFSGLLSGSISISGPPIIIFLANQDLGKHSFRGNLAIYFFLLNIFTIPVFWLNGLFTEDVMHYSLRFLPGLLVGVILGNLFSHKVQEQHFRKFTLVLLLIMGVLAVISGLR from the coding sequence ATGGAATTGAATGTGCTGATATTTGGAATTATTGTTTTTCTGATTTCCGGGATGCTGCAGGGGCTTTCCGGATTCGGTTTTTCAATTTTAGCCGTTCCTCTGATAACTTTGATAATTCCTCCCAGAACTGCTGTTCCTATTCTGATGCTTTATTCTATTATCATCAATCTGGTCGTTTTATATTCCACGCGTAAATCTGTTGATCTGAAAAAGATCTGGATTCTGCTGGCTGCCGGAATTGTTGGATTGCCATTTGGAGCTCATTTACTGGTTATATTGGATAGCAGTATTCTAAAGATCTTTATTGGTGGAGTTATCATCGTGTTTGGATTGCTGCTTTTGATGGGTTATCGAAAAACACTGAAGCATGAGAAAATCACGATGATTCCGATAGGCATATTCAGTGGACTTTTGAGTGGAAGTATTTCTATCAGCGGGCCACCGATTATTATATTCCTGGCAAATCAAGATCTTGGAAAACATTCATTTCGAGGAAATCTTGCGATCTATTTTTTTCTATTGAATATTTTCACAATTCCAGTATTCTGGTTAAATGGACTTTTTACAGAAGATGTAATGCATTATTCTTTACGATTTTTACCCGGGCTTCTGGTTGGTGTAATTCTGGGAAACTTGTTTTCTCATAAAGTTCAGGAACAGCATTTCAGAAAATTTACTTTAGTTTTGCTTCTGATAATGGGAGTGCTGGCAGTAATTTCGGGTTTAAGATAA
- a CDS encoding CsgG/HfaB family protein translates to MKIFKFILLLSLVLFIVSCGPDYKPKEVRKENVPTLDKQLNNLTSQIIASFNQSNVSKIAVIEFADLEGNVTQLGRFIAEELITRIFTTGRFDVVERNLLQKVLEEQKLGMTGYIDQETAISLGQILGVDAIISGSISDLGKNVKINARLISTESGSVFAVASVNVQKDDTIKLLLGESIQQTFETNDNSISEPQLSGIKPPVVEHGIQFVLKECFYTNGIVSVILDVTNLDMDKNISLLDRKDQYYIRIIDDQGREFKSREQFLGTHSKGWNGIRDVMLVQDVATQYTVKFSGVKTKPEMVKRLDLLLEIPDIQNYFSITFRDIPVQ, encoded by the coding sequence ATGAAGATTTTTAAATTTATTTTGTTATTAAGTTTAGTACTTTTTATAGTTTCCTGCGGTCCCGATTATAAGCCCAAAGAAGTAAGGAAGGAAAATGTGCCCACGCTCGATAAGCAACTTAACAATCTCACGTCACAGATCATTGCCAGTTTCAATCAGTCAAATGTCAGTAAAATTGCTGTTATCGAATTCGCTGACTTGGAAGGGAATGTAACACAACTTGGCAGATTCATTGCCGAAGAATTGATAACTCGGATTTTTACAACCGGCAGATTTGATGTAGTAGAAAGAAACCTTCTGCAAAAAGTTCTGGAAGAACAGAAACTTGGAATGACAGGCTACATCGATCAGGAAACCGCAATAAGTTTAGGTCAGATTTTAGGTGTCGATGCAATCATCAGCGGATCTATCAGCGATCTGGGTAAGAACGTAAAAATTAATGCCAGATTAATTTCTACCGAATCCGGTTCTGTTTTTGCTGTTGCTTCTGTAAATGTTCAGAAAGATGATACCATCAAACTCTTATTAGGAGAAAGTATTCAACAAACTTTTGAAACTAACGATAATAGTATATCTGAACCTCAACTTTCCGGCATAAAACCTCCAGTTGTAGAACATGGTATTCAATTTGTTTTGAAAGAATGCTTTTATACAAACGGAATTGTATCTGTAATCTTGGATGTTACAAACTTGGATATGGATAAGAACATATCTCTACTAGATAGAAAAGATCAATATTATATCAGGATCATCGATGATCAAGGCAGAGAATTTAAAAGCCGAGAACAATTTTTGGGAACTCACTCAAAAGGTTGGAATGGAATTCGCGATGTGATGCTGGTGCAAGATGTTGCAACGCAATATACAGTTAAATTTTCTGGTGTGAAAACTAAACCCGAAATGGTAAAAAGACTGGACCTGCTCTTGGAAATTCCTGATATTCAGAATTATTTCTCGATTACTTTCAGGGATATTCCAGTTCAATAA
- a CDS encoding nitronate monooxygenase, whose product MIRIPELKIGNLVAKLPIIQGGMGVGISMAGLASAVANAGGIGVISSVGLGLLNHSTRKTYQEDNQIALRQEIRKARKLSDGIIGLNIMVAISDFDDMVRVALEEKIDILFLGAGLPIKLPQGISLDTLRNSETKVAPIVSSARAAKLIFKSWDKHFGFVPDAVVVEGPLAGGHLGFKPEQLDDPDFSLEKITPAVCDELKVYESKYRKTIPVIAGGGIYDGNDIFKFLHLGASGVQLGTRFVATEECDADIEFKNQYIKCKKEDIVIIQSPVGLPGRAILNDFLNDVKAGIKKPFRCPWKCLKTCDFKTSLYCIANALMKAKIGELKNGFSFAGANAWRVEKIISVKELMDSLVYEFEQAIMKNQFVFGL is encoded by the coding sequence ATGATTAGAATACCAGAATTAAAAATAGGAAATTTAGTTGCAAAACTTCCCATAATCCAAGGTGGAATGGGAGTTGGAATATCAATGGCGGGTTTAGCTTCAGCAGTAGCTAATGCCGGTGGAATAGGTGTAATTTCATCTGTAGGGTTGGGTTTACTTAACCATTCTACCCGAAAAACATATCAGGAAGATAACCAGATAGCCTTACGGCAGGAAATTCGTAAAGCCAGAAAACTATCAGATGGAATCATTGGATTGAATATCATGGTGGCAATATCGGATTTTGATGACATGGTAAGAGTTGCATTAGAAGAGAAGATAGATATTCTCTTTCTGGGAGCAGGATTACCCATAAAATTACCACAAGGAATTTCATTAGATACACTAAGAAATTCTGAGACCAAAGTTGCGCCGATCGTTTCATCTGCAAGAGCTGCAAAACTTATCTTTAAAAGCTGGGATAAACATTTTGGTTTTGTACCAGATGCAGTAGTTGTGGAAGGACCGCTGGCTGGTGGACATCTTGGTTTCAAACCGGAGCAATTAGATGATCCAGACTTTTCATTGGAAAAAATTACACCAGCTGTTTGTGATGAACTTAAAGTTTATGAAAGCAAATATCGAAAAACTATTCCCGTAATTGCAGGTGGAGGAATTTATGATGGAAATGATATTTTCAAATTTTTGCATCTTGGTGCCAGCGGAGTACAACTGGGAACGCGATTTGTAGCTACCGAAGAATGTGATGCTGATATCGAATTTAAAAATCAATACATCAAATGCAAAAAGGAAGATATTGTCATTATTCAAAGCCCTGTCGGCTTGCCGGGAAGAGCCATTTTAAATGACTTTTTGAATGACGTGAAAGCAGGAATAAAAAAACCTTTTCGCTGTCCCTGGAAATGCCTGAAAACCTGTGATTTCAAAACATCACTTTATTGCATAGCCAATGCTTTGATGAAAGCCAAGATCGGTGAATTGAAAAACGGTTTCAGCTTTGCCGGAGCCAATGCCTGGCGTGTTGAAAAAATTATTTCTGTTAAGGAATTAATGGATTCACTGGTTTATGAGTTTGAACAGGCAATTATGAAGAATCAATTTGTATTTGGTTTGTGA
- the gcvPB gene encoding aminomethyl-transferring glycine dehydrogenase subunit GcvPB: MAKTIFERTSPGRKGYTLPANDVNIKPESCIPEKYQRKSEVKLPEVSELDVMRHFLELAHMNHCIEKGFYPLGSCTMKYNPKINETLARNTGLNNLHPLQDEDTVQGALEILFDLQEMLAEISGFNQVTLQPVAGAHGEFTGLKVMKAYHESKGNSHKNKIILPDSAHGTNPASVTLTGYEVVEIKSNADGMVDIEDLIAHVDENTAGFMLTNPNTLGLFEKQVEEIAEIIHAVDGLIYMDGANFNAILGIVKPGQIGFDIMHYNLHKTFATPHGGGGPGSGPIGVREDLAKFLPAPLIGRIDDKYFLDFGHEESTFGKVHSFFGNFLVNVRAYIYIKMVGNKGLRDIAENAVINANYLMKNLENFYNIPHKDIYCMHEFVASGEWQKQKYGIKTLDIAKRILDKGFHAPTIYFPLIVHEAMMIEPTETESKETLDEFVAAMIEIAKECEENPELLTNAPQNTPVKRVDDTLAVRQLNVKFEW; this comes from the coding sequence ATGGCTAAAACGATTTTTGAACGAACCAGCCCCGGACGTAAAGGTTACACACTTCCAGCTAATGATGTAAATATAAAACCTGAGAGCTGTATTCCTGAAAAATATCAGAGAAAAAGCGAAGTAAAATTACCTGAAGTTAGCGAACTTGATGTGATGCGTCACTTCTTGGAACTGGCCCACATGAATCACTGCATCGAAAAAGGATTCTATCCGCTGGGTTCCTGTACCATGAAATACAATCCCAAAATAAATGAAACTTTAGCTCGAAATACAGGCTTGAATAATCTGCATCCTTTGCAGGATGAAGATACAGTTCAGGGTGCATTGGAAATTCTTTTTGATCTGCAGGAAATGCTGGCAGAAATTTCTGGTTTCAACCAAGTTACTTTGCAGCCGGTTGCTGGAGCTCATGGTGAATTTACCGGACTTAAAGTGATGAAAGCCTATCATGAATCTAAAGGAAATTCTCATAAGAATAAGATCATCCTGCCGGATTCAGCTCACGGAACAAATCCCGCCAGTGTAACTTTGACAGGTTATGAAGTTGTAGAAATAAAATCCAATGCAGATGGCATGGTTGATATTGAAGATCTAATAGCACACGTGGACGAAAACACAGCCGGATTTATGCTGACCAATCCCAACACTCTGGGACTTTTCGAAAAACAGGTAGAGGAAATCGCTGAGATCATTCATGCTGTAGATGGTCTGATTTACATGGATGGCGCTAATTTCAACGCTATTTTAGGAATTGTAAAACCAGGTCAGATCGGTTTTGATATCATGCATTACAATCTGCACAAAACTTTCGCAACTCCTCATGGTGGAGGCGGTCCTGGTTCTGGTCCTATTGGTGTTCGTGAAGATTTAGCTAAATTTCTTCCAGCTCCGCTAATCGGGAGAATAGATGATAAATATTTTCTGGATTTTGGTCATGAAGAATCTACCTTTGGTAAAGTTCATTCCTTCTTTGGTAACTTTCTGGTGAACGTGCGAGCTTATATCTACATCAAAATGGTAGGAAATAAAGGATTGCGTGATATTGCTGAAAATGCGGTCATCAATGCGAACTATCTTATGAAAAACCTGGAAAATTTTTACAATATACCACACAAAGATATTTACTGTATGCATGAATTTGTAGCCAGCGGAGAATGGCAGAAACAGAAATATGGAATCAAAACTTTAGATATTGCCAAACGCATTCTGGATAAAGGTTTCCATGCACCAACCATCTACTTTCCGCTTATCGTGCACGAAGCTATGATGATCGAACCGACCGAAACCGAAAGCAAGGAAACCCTGGATGAATTTGTTGCTGCCATGATCGAGATCGCCAAAGAGTGCGAGGAAAATCCTGAACTGCTGACAAATGCACCGCAGAATACACCAGTAAAACGCGTGGATGATACGCTGGCAGTGCGGCAATTAAATGTGAAATTTGAGTGGTAA
- a CDS encoding TetR/AcrR family transcriptional regulator: MDEKKDRIVQAAKELIVTYGFKKTTMNEIAAKARMAKSTMYYYFKNKEDIFAEIVRIDSELFRIKLQDAISKAYSPQDKIMQYVRTRMLHLKELSNYYKTLTNEYLDHYFFIEQVREDFYNFESNVLSNLINEGISQSAFTPCKVDVVVRMIAIAIKGLEYPLFVQKSQDLERDSKQMMEIIFKGIEVRN; this comes from the coding sequence ATGGATGAAAAAAAGGATAGGATAGTACAAGCAGCAAAAGAACTTATTGTCACTTACGGTTTCAAAAAAACCACTATGAACGAAATTGCTGCTAAAGCGAGAATGGCAAAATCGACCATGTATTATTACTTCAAAAATAAAGAAGATATCTTTGCGGAAATTGTGAGAATTGACTCGGAACTTTTCAGAATAAAATTGCAAGACGCTATCAGTAAAGCATATTCTCCGCAAGATAAAATCATGCAGTATGTACGCACACGAATGCTCCATTTAAAAGAGCTTAGCAATTATTACAAAACTCTTACAAATGAATACCTGGACCATTATTTTTTTATAGAACAGGTAAGAGAAGATTTCTATAACTTCGAATCAAATGTATTAAGTAATCTGATAAATGAAGGAATTTCTCAGAGTGCTTTCACACCTTGCAAAGTGGATGTCGTAGTTAGAATGATCGCAATAGCCATCAAAGGTTTAGAGTATCCACTTTTTGTGCAAAAGTCGCAAGATCTGGAGCGGGACAGCAAACAGATGATGGAAATAATTTTTAAAGGAATTGAAGTGAGAAACTGA